Part of the Nitrospinota bacterium genome, TCGGAGCCCCTCCTGGGTATGTAGGTTACGAAGAAGGGGGTTACTTAACTGAGGCGGTTAGAAGAAGGCCTTATTCTGTTATTCTCTTTGATGAGATTGAAAAAGCACATTCAGATGTATTCAATATCCTTTTACAAATACTTGATGATGGGAGACTTACTGATGGCCAAGGGCACACAGTCAATTTTAAAAATACAGTGATTATTATGACTTCAAATGTAGGAAGTCAATGGATCCAAGATCTTGGGGAAAAAGACCATCAAGAGATCCAAAACAGGGTTTTAGAAGCCCTAAAGGCAAAGTTTAAACCAGAATTTCTAAACAGAATTGATGATATCATTATCTTCCACAGCCTCACCATGGAAGGTATTAAACAGATTGTAGAGATACAACTCAGAAATCTCAAAAAGATGCTTTTGGAGAAAAAGATAGAGATATCACTCACTGATAAGGCAAAAGAGTTCTTAGCAAAACAGGGATATGACCCTGTTTATGGTGCAAGACCGCTAAAAAGAGTCATCCAAAGAAATATACAAAATCCATTGGCATTAAAGATACTGGAAGGTGAATTTGAAGAGGGAAATAAGGTATTGATTGATGCTGATGGAAGTTCCATGACCTTTAAAAAGTCTAAAAAACAATAACTTAGTTCTAATTCCCCGAATTTTTAAAATATCTAAAATTTTTTTTAAATATTACTTGATAATATTGTACTAATATATTATATTGATGATAAACTAAATATAATTCTTATTTAAAGGGGGTTGATCAATGATGTTATTAACAAAGTGGGAACCTTTTAAAGACCTAACAAGTCTCCAGGGAAGGATTAATAGACTCTTTGATGATAGCCTGATCCGCTCTAGGTTTTTTGATGATGATACGCTATCCGGGATCTGGGCTCCTGTAGTTGACGTATATGAAACTGAAAATGAGATTGTTATCAAGGCAGAAATCCCTGGTGTTTCTAAGAAAGATGTCAATGTTGAGCTAAAGGACAATATTCTGACGCTGAGTGGAGAGAGAAAAAGGGAAAAAGACATTAAAGAGGAAAACTATCACGGGAAAGAGAGATACTATGGTGCCTTCAGGAGAAGTTTTGGCCTACCTGCTCATGTTGAACACGAAAAGGTAAAGGCAAGATTTAAAGATGGTATCCTGGAGATTACCTTGCCGAAAGTTGAAGCAGCTAAACCCAAAAAGATTGAAATCGGGATAGACTAAAAAAAGAGGGAGAGAAACTCTCCCTCTTTTTTATTAAAATCAGAACTTTTCCACAATTTATTTCATTTATATACTTGACTCCAAATTATTAATAGATTATATTGTTAATTTATTTTAAATTTTTGGAGCTAGACAATCCCAGAATCATATCAATGAAAAGTCTTGTCATCTGTAACGATTCTTCTCTTTTAAATATAATTAACCTTAAGTCATTTTATTTTAAGGGGTCGCTTTTCCTCGTCCCAGATAGAAATCTAAAAGATAGACTATCTCAAAAAGGGTTAAAAGCTTTAACAGGAGATCTAACTAAAAACTATATATACAAAAAAGCTAAGCTAAAAGATTTTGATATCATTTTTATCCTGCTTGAGGATAGTATCTTAATAAGTGATATTTCAAAAACGATATATAAAATAGAAGAAAACATTCCTGTTGTTGCTCTTCTTAACAGGGAATTTAATCCTTCAATCATTAAAAATTATCCCAAAATTCAGTTTATTCCCCTATTGAGCATGTTCAATGGTCTTTTTCTTGATAAAATTAAAGAGATAGTCATAAAAAAACGTGTGGAACGGCTCAAATCTGTCTTTAATGAAAATGACAAGGTACTTATCGTAACACAACACGACCCAGATCCAGATGCCATTGCCAGTGCCCTGGCTTTAAGAACTCTCTTAGGAAGGAATAAGGCCACGGCTCCGATAGGTTCATTTGGAAAAGTAACAAGACCAGAAAATCTTGCCATGTTGAAACTCCTGGAAATAGAGGTTGAACAAATTGATGATAAGGTCATTAAAGAATATACAAAGATAGCTATGGTTGACGTTCAACCCCCCTATTTTGGAGATCAACTTTTAAATGTTGATGTAGTAATTGACCACCATCCAAGGCAGAAGAACTATAAAGCCATCTTTAGAGAAATCAAATCAAATTACGGTGCTACTTCTACGATTCTTTCAGAATATCTTTTCGCCTCAGGGATAAAAATCCCTCAAAGGCTTGCAACTGCGCTTCTTTACGGGATAAAAAGTGACACCTTTTTTCTTGATAGGGAGGTGAGCCATGCAGATATTAAGGCATTTTCTTATCTGTATCCCTTGGCCAATAACAATCTCTTAAGACGGATAGAGAGGCCAGAACTACCTGTAGATGCATTAAAATCCTTTGGCAAGGCACTACAAAAGAAAACAATTGTTAATGGGATATTATTCTCTCATCTCGGTGTAGTTGAAAGAGAAGATGTCATCCCTTTTTTATCAGATTTTTGTCTTCAAGTCGAGGGTATTGAATGGTCAGTAGTCTCAGGAATCTCTGATAAAAAAATCGTTATCTGCATAAGAAACTCGGGGTTTACAAAAAGTGCAGGTGAAGTAGTAAAAGAGGCCTTTGGAGAATTAGGAAGCGCTGGTGGTCATCGGTCCATGGCAAAGGCTGTAATACCTATAAAGGTATTTGAAGAGAAATTTGGCAAAAGCAACGATTTTGATATAAGAAAACACATAAGAAAATACTTTGTAAAGGCAGTTAAGGATAAAGCACAAAAATTCAACTAATTAAAAAGTTATTTATTTTTTTTAAAAAAAAGTTGACATTAATGCACTCAAGTATTATAATATATCTTAACTCATATATGGTTTTTACCTAATACTAAGGAGGATATTTTTATGGGAAAAATAATTGGTATTGATCTCGGTACAACTAATTCAGTAGTAGCGGTAATGGAAGGCGGACAGCCTAAGATAATTATCAATGAAGAAGGAAGCAGGCTCACCCCCTCAGT contains:
- a CDS encoding bifunctional oligoribonuclease/PAP phosphatase NrnA gives rise to the protein MKSLVICNDSSLLNIINLKSFYFKGSLFLVPDRNLKDRLSQKGLKALTGDLTKNYIYKKAKLKDFDIIFILLEDSILISDISKTIYKIEENIPVVALLNREFNPSIIKNYPKIQFIPLLSMFNGLFLDKIKEIVIKKRVERLKSVFNENDKVLIVTQHDPDPDAIASALALRTLLGRNKATAPIGSFGKVTRPENLAMLKLLEIEVEQIDDKVIKEYTKIAMVDVQPPYFGDQLLNVDVVIDHHPRQKNYKAIFREIKSNYGATSTILSEYLFASGIKIPQRLATALLYGIKSDTFFLDREVSHADIKAFSYLYPLANNNLLRRIERPELPVDALKSFGKALQKKTIVNGILFSHLGVVEREDVIPFLSDFCLQVEGIEWSVVSGISDKKIVICIRNSGFTKSAGEVVKEAFGELGSAGGHRSMAKAVIPIKVFEEKFGKSNDFDIRKHIRKYFVKAVKDKAQKFN
- a CDS encoding Hsp20/alpha crystallin family protein, whose amino-acid sequence is MMLLTKWEPFKDLTSLQGRINRLFDDSLIRSRFFDDDTLSGIWAPVVDVYETENEIVIKAEIPGVSKKDVNVELKDNILTLSGERKREKDIKEENYHGKERYYGAFRRSFGLPAHVEHEKVKARFKDGILEITLPKVEAAKPKKIEIGID